One stretch of Bremerella cremea DNA includes these proteins:
- the gmd gene encoding GDP-mannose 4,6-dehydratase, whose translation MANIALITGITGQDGSYLAEFLLDKGYEVHGCYRRSSTNSFERIHHLVDKIELHCTDLLDQASMERLVRKVMPTEVYNLAAQSFVGSSWDQPILTGEVTGLGVTRLLEAIRQVDTSIRFYQASSSEMFGKVHETPQRETTPFHPRSPYGVAKAYGHWMTVNYRESYDMFACGGILFNHESPRRGLEFVTRKISDGVARIKLGLANELRLGNLDACRDWGFAGDYVEAMWLMLQQDAPIDYVIGTGETYRVGDFVQIAFDRVGLKWEDHVVIDPKFYRPAEVELLLADPAKAQTELNWKPKMSFQKLVEEMVDHDMQRLAGFAKPELKVMRKSA comes from the coding sequence ATGGCGAACATTGCTCTGATTACCGGCATTACGGGCCAGGATGGCTCGTATCTGGCAGAATTTTTACTCGACAAGGGCTACGAAGTACATGGCTGTTATCGCCGTAGCAGCACGAATTCGTTCGAGCGAATTCACCACTTGGTCGACAAGATTGAGCTGCACTGTACTGATTTGCTAGACCAGGCTTCGATGGAACGCCTTGTACGCAAAGTCATGCCTACCGAAGTCTACAACCTAGCCGCACAGAGCTTTGTCGGCAGCAGTTGGGATCAGCCAATCCTAACCGGCGAAGTCACCGGACTGGGTGTTACCCGCCTGCTGGAAGCGATTCGCCAAGTCGATACTTCCATTCGCTTCTACCAAGCCAGCAGCAGCGAGATGTTTGGCAAGGTTCACGAAACACCTCAGCGCGAAACGACCCCCTTCCATCCGCGCAGTCCGTATGGCGTTGCGAAAGCATACGGTCACTGGATGACGGTCAACTATCGCGAAAGCTACGATATGTTTGCCTGTGGAGGGATTCTGTTCAATCACGAATCACCTCGCCGTGGGCTGGAATTTGTAACGCGAAAGATCAGCGACGGCGTGGCTCGCATTAAGCTGGGCCTGGCCAATGAGCTCCGCTTGGGCAATCTCGATGCTTGCCGCGACTGGGGCTTCGCAGGCGATTACGTCGAAGCGATGTGGCTGATGCTGCAACAAGATGCCCCGATCGATTATGTGATCGGCACCGGCGAAACCTACCGCGTGGGTGACTTCGTCCAAATCGCCTTCGATCGCGTTGGTTTGAAATGGGAAGATCATGTTGTGATCGATCCGAAGTTCTATCGGCCGGCGGAAGTCGAATTGCTTTTGGCCGACCCCGCCAAGGCTCAAACCGAGCTCAACTGGAAACCCAAAATGTCGTTCCAAAAGCTTGTCGAAGAAATGGTCGACCACGACATGCAACGACTCGCTGGCTTCGCCAAGCCAGAACTAAAAGTCATGCGAAAGTCGGCCTAA
- a CDS encoding glycosyltransferase family 4 protein, with translation MRRLMIDITHTASHDYNTGIQRVARCLAREAVAFSERNDIECFPVVHVNGRFVHVDRWCAARGYRRYQIDFEALTNRVLPHWVNTSTRLRLNKLGTRLRKLLYPRTIDRKVRHLVRSFQASLEPANPGPGDVILMPDSWWDLPEMFDAVQHAQQNGALVGAMVHDLIPVRYPEFFTNHVQHNFCSWIERLIHTVDFMIGDAKAIADDLRSFVHEKNGPLADWQVRHVRLGCDLDAPQNTSELNIPADIAKLFANRDKAPYLMVSTLEIRKNHHYLLDAFDRLWAEGKDVSLVLVGKIGWKCDDLLKRIASHPEADKRLHLLNNVDDTMLSYIYEHSKAFVLTSKAEGFGLPIVEAAHHGLHVFASDIPIFREVAGPDSSFFSLDDPSELSQQISQFEATQGWRTAPPKQTLNEPWSVVFPKLVDTVGAIAKDIQQQRLQAARTAA, from the coding sequence ATGCGTCGATTAATGATCGACATCACGCACACCGCCTCGCACGACTACAACACGGGCATCCAACGAGTTGCCCGGTGCTTGGCTCGTGAAGCCGTGGCGTTTTCCGAGCGCAATGATATTGAATGCTTCCCGGTTGTTCATGTGAATGGGCGGTTTGTTCATGTCGATCGCTGGTGCGCAGCGAGAGGTTATCGTCGTTATCAAATCGACTTTGAAGCCCTCACCAATCGAGTGCTTCCCCATTGGGTAAACACTTCGACACGTTTGCGTTTGAATAAACTCGGTACTCGACTTCGCAAGCTCCTTTATCCTCGGACGATCGATCGAAAAGTTCGCCACCTGGTTCGCTCGTTTCAGGCATCGCTTGAACCTGCCAACCCAGGCCCCGGTGATGTCATTCTGATGCCAGATTCCTGGTGGGATCTGCCTGAAATGTTCGATGCGGTTCAGCATGCCCAGCAAAACGGCGCTCTCGTCGGAGCGATGGTGCACGACTTGATTCCGGTCCGCTATCCAGAATTTTTTACGAACCACGTCCAGCACAACTTCTGTAGCTGGATCGAGCGGTTGATTCATACGGTCGACTTCATGATTGGGGATGCCAAGGCGATTGCCGACGATCTCCGCAGTTTTGTTCACGAAAAGAACGGCCCTCTTGCGGACTGGCAAGTTCGCCACGTCCGTCTCGGCTGCGATCTGGACGCTCCTCAAAACACGAGTGAACTGAATATCCCTGCCGACATTGCTAAGCTATTCGCCAACCGCGACAAAGCTCCTTACCTAATGGTGTCGACCCTCGAGATTCGCAAGAATCATCATTACCTGCTTGATGCGTTCGATCGCCTCTGGGCCGAGGGGAAAGACGTGTCTCTGGTATTGGTGGGAAAAATTGGCTGGAAGTGCGACGACCTTCTGAAACGAATTGCCAGTCACCCAGAGGCGGACAAGCGTTTACATCTGCTGAACAACGTCGACGATACAATGCTCTCCTATATCTACGAGCATAGCAAAGCATTCGTTTTGACTTCCAAGGCCGAAGGGTTTGGCCTTCCGATTGTTGAAGCGGCCCATCATGGGCTCCACGTTTTTGCCAGCGATATCCCGATCTTCCGTGAAGTCGCCGGTCCTGACAGCAGCTTCTTCTCCTTGGACGATCCAAGCGAACTAAGCCAACAAATTTCCCAATTCGAAGCCACCCAAGGTTGGCGAACGGCCCCTCCCAAGCAAACGCTCAACGAGCCTTGGTCGGTCGTTTTCCCCAAACTGGTAGACACCGTTGGGGCAATTGCGAAAGACATACAACAACAACGACTTCAAGCAGCCAGGACGGCCGCTTAG
- a CDS encoding Nramp family divalent metal transporter codes for MSEVAAESSNRISFLRILKAIGPAIIVASVVLGPGSILSNSKVGAEYGYDMIWVLALASLFMALTVFLAAVLGISYEHSPFTEIAQRLGRPFTVVIGVVFFLITSCFQFTNNLAIIAVVNIASGGQEEGGTIANLGSLLVIVLVNLGLVWALYGSKAPYQFIEKLMMVMVGIMLVGFVINLIVVQPPIGEVARGFIPQLPKGGNIVMLLGMFATTYSIAGAFYQIYGVREKKWTRNDLANGIVDSIAGILVLGGISFVIMVTSATVLRGSDVSTVTDVAKQLNPLIGPQAEWMFCIGLAAGAFSSLLVNALIGGTALSDSLGLPASVNDSPVKLFTVFGLVIGMIAAIIINWLQWPKVNLIVTAQALTVVGVPLLAFAMLFLSIHLPKSGLKITACAIASCSLLIALMLSGNMVWKLVQPLFG; via the coding sequence ATGTCCGAAGTCGCTGCAGAAAGCTCAAATCGGATCTCCTTCCTACGAATCCTCAAAGCAATTGGTCCGGCGATCATTGTGGCCTCGGTTGTCCTTGGGCCTGGCAGTATTCTGTCGAACTCGAAAGTCGGTGCCGAATACGGCTATGACATGATCTGGGTCTTAGCCCTGGCCTCGCTCTTCATGGCCCTCACCGTATTCCTAGCGGCAGTCCTCGGAATCAGTTACGAGCATTCTCCCTTCACTGAAATCGCTCAACGCCTTGGGCGTCCCTTTACGGTTGTCATTGGGGTCGTCTTCTTTTTGATCACCAGTTGCTTCCAATTTACGAACAACCTAGCCATCATCGCGGTGGTGAACATCGCCAGTGGCGGGCAAGAAGAGGGAGGGACTATTGCCAATCTTGGATCGCTGCTTGTGATCGTCCTGGTCAATCTAGGACTCGTCTGGGCCCTCTATGGCAGCAAGGCCCCGTATCAATTCATTGAGAAGCTCATGATGGTCATGGTCGGCATCATGTTGGTCGGTTTTGTGATCAACTTAATTGTGGTTCAGCCACCTATTGGTGAAGTAGCCCGGGGGTTCATTCCCCAACTTCCTAAAGGGGGGAACATCGTCATGCTACTAGGGATGTTTGCCACAACTTACTCGATCGCCGGAGCCTTTTATCAGATCTACGGCGTTCGCGAGAAGAAATGGACACGCAATGACCTAGCCAACGGAATCGTCGACTCAATCGCAGGGATCCTTGTATTAGGGGGAATCAGCTTTGTGATCATGGTTACGTCCGCGACGGTTCTACGGGGAAGCGATGTCTCGACCGTCACCGATGTAGCCAAGCAGCTAAATCCGCTGATCGGGCCCCAGGCAGAATGGATGTTTTGTATCGGCCTGGCAGCTGGGGCGTTTAGCTCTTTGCTAGTTAATGCTCTCATCGGAGGAACCGCACTGAGTGATAGCCTGGGCTTGCCGGCCAGCGTGAACGATTCTCCTGTCAAGCTGTTTACCGTCTTTGGCCTCGTCATTGGGATGATTGCCGCAATCATCATCAACTGGCTGCAGTGGCCAAAAGTCAACTTAATCGTGACCGCTCAAGCGTTGACAGTTGTCGGCGTCCCGCTGCTAGCTTTCGCGATGCTCTTTCTTTCAATTCATCTCCCGAAATCAGGTCTGAAAATCACGGCCTGTGCGATCGCTTCCTGCTCACTCCTTATTGCCCTCATGCTTTCCGGCAATATGGTTTGGAAATTAGTCCAACCTCTCTTTGGTTAA